A genomic window from Terrisporobacter glycolicus ATCC 14880 = DSM 1288 includes:
- a CDS encoding transketolase family protein, translating to MSKIATREAYGKALVKLGKINDDVVVLDADLSKSTKTNDFLKAYPNRFFNMGIAEQNLVGAACGFAAAGKIPFASTFAMFATGRAFEVIRNSVCYPKLNVKICATHAGITVGEDGGSHQSVEDISLMRSIPNMTVVVPADGVEAEKMIFAAAEFNGPMYVRLGRSAVPTIFEQDYNFEIGKGVVLRDGNDATIIACGIMVNEAIIAADMLKEENINARVINMSTIKPIDTELIIKAAKETKAIITAEEHSIIGGLGSAVSEVVSENHPTIVKKVGVNDSFGESGTPNELLEKYGLNAKNIVEKVKEALN from the coding sequence ATGAGTAAAATAGCAACTAGGGAGGCTTACGGAAAAGCTTTAGTTAAATTAGGCAAAATAAATGATGATGTAGTAGTTTTAGATGCAGATTTATCTAAATCAACTAAAACAAATGACTTTTTAAAAGCATATCCAAATAGATTTTTTAACATGGGTATAGCAGAGCAAAATTTAGTAGGAGCTGCTTGTGGTTTTGCGGCAGCAGGTAAAATACCTTTTGCAAGTACATTTGCTATGTTTGCAACTGGAAGAGCGTTCGAAGTAATAAGAAACTCAGTATGCTATCCTAAATTAAACGTTAAAATATGTGCTACACATGCAGGTATAACTGTTGGAGAAGATGGTGGTTCTCACCAAAGTGTGGAAGATATATCTTTAATGAGATCTATTCCAAATATGACAGTAGTTGTTCCAGCTGATGGAGTTGAAGCTGAAAAGATGATATTTGCTGCAGCAGAATTTAATGGGCCAATGTACGTTAGACTTGGAAGAAGTGCAGTTCCAACAATATTTGAACAAGATTATAATTTTGAAATTGGAAAAGGTGTTGTTCTTAGAGACGGTAACGATGCTACAATAATAGCTTGTGGAATAATGGTTAACGAAGCAATAATAGCTGCAGATATGTTAAAAGAAGAAAACATAAATGCTAGAGTTATCAATATGTCTACAATAAAACCAATAGATACAGAACTTATAATAAAAGCTGCTAAAGAAACTAAAGCAATAATAACAGCAGAAGAACACAGTATAATAGGTGGATTAGGATCAGCTGTAAGTGAAGTTGTATCTGAAAATCATCCTACAATAGTTAAAAAAGTTGGAGTGAATGATAGCTTCGGTGAGTCAGGAACACCAAATGAATTATTAGAAAAATATGGTTTAAATGCTAAGAATATAGTAGAAAAAGTTAAAGAAGCATTAAACTAA